One Brassica oleracea var. oleracea cultivar TO1000 chromosome C7, BOL, whole genome shotgun sequence genomic window carries:
- the LOC106306256 gene encoding probable methyltransferase PMT21: MKDNDDKYEKAERGSTKILPKTALLILLCGLSFYLGGLYCGKNKLQVNDVAKAGSSLDVVDNSPQVKSVSFPECSSDYQDYTPCTDPRKWKKYGTHRLTFMERHCPPVFDRKQCLVPPPNGYKSPIRWPKSKNECWYRNVPYDWINKQKSNQHWLKKEGDKFHFPGGGTMFPNGVSAYVDLMQDLIPEMKDGTIRTAIDTGCGVASWGGDLLDRGILTVSLAPRDNHEAQVQFALERGIPAILGIISTQRLPFPSNSFDMAHCSRCLIPWTEFGGVYLLEVHRILRPGGFWVLSGPPVNYENRWKGWDTTVEAQRSNYEKLQDLLTSMCFKMYAKKDDIAVWQKSSDNACYNKLSNDPDAYPPKCDDSLEPDSAWYTPIRPCVVVPSPKLKKTGLESTPKWPQRLHATPERISDVPGGNGGLFKRDGSKWKARAKHYKKLLPAVGSDKIRNVMDMNTAYGGLAAALVDDPLWVMNVVSSYAANTLPVVFDRGLIGTYHDWCEAFSTYPRTYDLLHVDGLFTSESQRCEMKYVMLEMDRILRPNGYAIIRESSYFVDNIASVAKGLRWSCRKEQTESESENEKLLICQKKLWYSSNTTSETK; the protein is encoded by the exons ATGAAGGATAACGATGACAAGTACGAGAAAGCTGAGAGAGGTTCAACCAAGATCTTGCCCAAGACTGCTCTGCTGATTCTGCTATGTGGGCTCTCTTTCTATCTTGGTGGACTTTACTGTGGAAAGAACAAACTCCAAGTCAACGATGTTGCAAAAGCTGGATCTTCCTTGGATGTTGTTGATAACTCTCCTCAAGTCAAATCTGTTTCTTTTCCGGAGTGCAGTAGTGACTACCAAGATTACACTCCCTGCACGGATCCAAGG AAATGGAAGAAGTATGGTACTCACAGGCTTACTTTCATGGAACGTCATTGTCCTCCTGTGTTTGATAGAAAGCAATGTCTAGTCCCTCCTCCTAATGGGTATAAGTCACCAATAAGATGGCCTAAGAGTAAAAATGAATGTTGGTACAG GAATGTGCCATATGATTGGATTAACAAACAAAAATCTAACCAGCATTGGCTAAAGAAAGAGGGTGATAAGTTCCATTTCCCTGGTGGAGGCACAATGTTTCCTAATGGAGTTAGTGCTTACGTCGATTTGATGCAAGACCTGATCCCTGAAATGAAAGATGGGACTATACGAACTGCCATTGACACTGGTTGTGGG GTTGCAAGCTGGGGAGGAGACTTATTGGACCGTGGTATACTCACAGTGTCACTCGCCCCAAGAGATAACCACGAAGCTCAAGTCCAGTTTGCTCTAGAACGTGGAATCCCTGCGATACTCGGCATCATCTCAACTCAACGTCTCCCTTTCCCTTCAAACTCATTCGATATGGCTCATTGCTCAAGATGCCTTATTCCATGGACTGAGTTTG GTGGAGTCTATCTCCTGGAAGTTCACCGTATCCTAAGACCCGGTGGCTTCTGGGTCTTATCCGGCCCCCCAGTCAACTACGAGAACCGTTGGAAAGGATGGGACACAACCGTCGAAGCGCAGAGATCAAACTACGAGAAGCTCCAGGATCTCTTAACCTCAATGTGCTTCAAAATGTACGCCAAGAAAGACGACATCGCTGTGTGGCAAAAATCTTCAGACAACGCGTGCTACAACAAGCTGTCTAACGACCCCGACGCGTACCCGCCGAAATGCGACGACAGCCTCGAGCCGGACTCCGCTTGGTACACCCCCATACGCCCTTGCGTGGTGGTTCCGAGCCCTAAGCTTAAGAAGACGGGTTTGGAGTCTACTCCCAAATGGCCTCAGAGGTTGCACGCGACTCCTGAGAGGATCTCCGATGTTCCTGGAGGAAACGGTGGCTTGTTTAAGCGCGACGGTAGCAAGTGGAAAGCGAGGGCTAAGCATTACAAGAAGCTGTTGCCTGCTGTTGGGTCTGATAAGATAAGGAATGTGATGGATATGAACACTGCTTATGGTGGTTTGGCTGCTGCTTTGGTCGATGATCCTTTGTGGGTGATGAACGTTGTGTCGTCTTACGCTGCGAATACGCTTCCCGTTGTGTTTGATCGTGGGTTGATTGGAACGTATCACGACTG GTGTGAGGCTTTTTCGACGTATCCAAGAACTTACGATCTTCTTCACGTTGACGGTTTGTTTACATCTGAGAGCCAAAG GTGTGAGATGAAGTATGTGATGCTGGAAATGGATCGGATCTTGCGTCCTAATGGGTATGCGATTATACGCGAGTCGAGCTATTTCGTGGATAATATTGCATCCGTCGCTAAAGGACTGAGATGGAGTTGCCGTAAGGAACAAACAGAGTCTGAGTCAGAGAACGAGAAGCTCTTGATTTGCCAGAAGAAGCTGTGGTATTCATCTAACACTACGTCAGAAACAAAATAG